The Polynucleobacter sp. VK25 genome segment CTAATTTGCTGTGCGAGCCAACGGTTGCCATACTCGGAAACACAACCGTCTGAGCCAGCTGTAAATTTTTACTCTTTGCCTCATCTAAAAAAAGACTGGGCAATGGCTGATCAGAAACAATCAGCAAATCCGAAGCAAGGAGTTGGCGGGCATCAAAAGCAAATGCCCTTTGCATACGATCTGCCAAAAAACTCACACTGGAAAGTGCGGTGACAGAAATTGTCAACGCAACTAACAACCAAGCCAGCTCGCTCGCTCGGACATCACGCCGAAAATTCGCTAAAAAGCGAAAAATGAATTTACTCAAATTGCCTGAATTTGGCCGCCATCAATACGCATGACAGTACCTGTAATGAATGAAGCATTTTGACTGGCTAAGAACGCTGCAGCATCGCCATATTCTTTGGGGTCACCATATCTTCCCATCGGAATTTGCCGCAAACTTGCTTTAACAACATCTTCATAGCTTGTGCCCTCACGTTTAGCGCGAGCTTCGTCCAACTGACGTAGGCGATCTGTCGCCACCCTGCCAGGCATGATCACATTGACAGTGATGCCTTCTGCGGCCACTTCTGCAGCTAGGGTTTTAGACCACGCAAGCAGTGCTGCACGCAAGGTATTGGAAATGGCTAAATTTTTAATAGGGGCTATAGCGCCTGAGGTGGTGCTAGTAATGATTCGACCCCATTTACGCTGTCGCATGCCAGGCAAGACGCGATCTGTAATCGCAATGAGTGATAACACCATATCGTTGAAGCTTTTTTGCCAGAGCGCTGGATCTTGGCCGGCTGCTGGTGTTGGAGGAGGTCCACCCGTGTTATTAATCAGAATATCGATGGGCCCCAACTCTTTTTCAACCTTAGATATCAAGCCATCAATAATCGATGCATCAGACAAATCCCAGTTCAAGGCAAGGGCCTGGCCACCAGCAACTTCAATTAATTTCACAGATTGCTGCAAACCTTCAGGGTTACGACCAGTGACTGCGACTTTGACGCCCTCTTTAGCCAGCGACACTGCCATTGCTTGTCCTAATCCGCGGCTAGAGGCCATTACTAAAGCAACTTTTCCTTTTAATCCTAGATCCATTTCATCTCCAACTGATTCTAATTATTTAATTGTTATTAATCTAACTGTAATTTTTGCTTAGCCACCACTTCTTTGTAAACGGTGTACTCAGCTTTAATTTCTTTTGCAAAGGCTTCGGGTCCGTTCACGTTAATCAATGAGCCCGTATCTTCAATGCGCTTTTTCACAGCAGGATCGGCGACTGCCTTTTGTAATGCGGCATTGTACTTATCAACGATATCCTTAGGCATTCCTGCGGGCCCCAAAAGTCCGTAATAAGCCATACGATTGACTGGTGCTAAACCTACTTCGGCAAATGTCGGCACGTTCGGCAGTTGCGCTAAACGCTTAGGAGCCGCAATGACGATTGGCACCAGCTTGCCATCTTTAATAAACGGTAGCGAGGATGGCAAATTGTCAAAGATCATCGAGACTTGACCACCTACGGTGTCAGCTAGCGCTGGTCCCGCTCCGCGGTAAGGAATATGCACAATAAAGACCCCGGTCAAACTTTTAAATAACTCTGTTTGCAAATGACCAATGCCGCCGGTGCCAGAGCTCGAATATGAATACTTGCCAGGGTTAGCCTTCAATACTTCCATAAAGGTTTTAAAGTCCTTGGCGGGGAACGATGGATTTACCGCAATGATGTTTGGTGTCGCGGCAATATTACTAATCGCCGTGAAATCCGTTATGGGGTCGTAACCAATTTTAGGATTGATAGCCGGATTGGCAGCTGTTGTAGAAACCGTAGCCATACCAATGGTGTAGCCATCCTTGGGAGCACGCATGACCTCTAGAGCGCCTACAGAACCCCCACCACCTGCCTTGTTCTCCACAATGACGGGTTGACCTAGCTGACGACCCAAAGCATCACCCACCGCACGAGCAATGATGTCAGTGCTGCCACCTGGTGCAAATGGAACAACTAATCGAATGGGTCGGTTAGGAAAAGTTTGTGCATTGACAATGCCAATAAGACTAGCTGCCAAGAAGAAAAATACTGAAGAAATAATTTTTTTCAGTGCAAATGGGGATGAAAACAATTTCATAGAATTACTGTCCTAAGGGTTTTGGCAAATTGCCTGCATATTTATAAAGTTGCGCCTCGTATTCATTAAGGATCTGAGCCAAGGCTTCTTGCTGACCTAAAACCAGAGCGTCTGGCGTATTGTCCTTAAGAGCGATACGCCTGGTATATCGATTCGCACCAATCAAGGGATTTGCTTTTCCAGCGCTTGTGGCGCTTAGGAAAAACTCAACACTCACTACAGCCTCAGGCTTATTTCGGTAATCCCCATAAAACTCTTCAACCGTTGCTTGCAAATAATAATAAGGAAAGAGGTTATTACTCTGCCCTACTGTTGCGGAGAAAATATTTGCCTTGTTCATCCATTGACGCTCAGCATTCCCAATCATTTCGGCAGGAATTGTCGTGTAGACGTTATAAAAATCTTTTTCGTACCGTTGATCACCTGTTCGATAAACCAAAGATCGACCATCAAACGGTGGCGTAACAGATACAGAACCCATCTTTAGCCAAATGTCTGTCCGAGCAGTACGTGGGGCAGCTGTTCTTTCTGGAGACACTATCCAAGTGGTAGGCCCTACCGGCGGCCTAGTAGGCAAGGAGCAAGAGACAAGGCCTAAGATGACAAAGGAAAAGAGAATGCGCTTCATCATTTCTGAGCTCCAGACTGACCGGCACCGCTATTAGGCGTAATTTTCTTTGGGGGGTCACTCCAAATTAGGCTTGAAGGTGATTGACTGGCTATACGGCTAAATTCATTTAAATTTTC includes the following:
- a CDS encoding SDR family oxidoreductase; the protein is MDLGLKGKVALVMASSRGLGQAMAVSLAKEGVKVAVTGRNPEGLQQSVKLIEVAGGQALALNWDLSDASIIDGLISKVEKELGPIDILINNTGGPPPTPAAGQDPALWQKSFNDMVLSLIAITDRVLPGMRQRKWGRIITSTTSGAIAPIKNLAISNTLRAALLAWSKTLAAEVAAEGITVNVIMPGRVATDRLRQLDEARAKREGTSYEDVVKASLRQIPMGRYGDPKEYGDAAAFLASQNASFITGTVMRIDGGQIQAI
- a CDS encoding tripartite tricarboxylate transporter substrate binding protein BugE, which encodes MKLFSSPFALKKIISSVFFFLAASLIGIVNAQTFPNRPIRLVVPFAPGGSTDIIARAVGDALGRQLGQPVIVENKAGGGGSVGALEVMRAPKDGYTIGMATVSTTAANPAINPKIGYDPITDFTAISNIAATPNIIAVNPSFPAKDFKTFMEVLKANPGKYSYSSSGTGGIGHLQTELFKSLTGVFIVHIPYRGAGPALADTVGGQVSMIFDNLPSSLPFIKDGKLVPIVIAAPKRLAQLPNVPTFAEVGLAPVNRMAYYGLLGPAGMPKDIVDKYNAALQKAVADPAVKKRIEDTGSLINVNGPEAFAKEIKAEYTVYKEVVAKQKLQLD
- a CDS encoding membrane integrity-associated transporter subunit PqiC produces the protein MMKRILFSFVILGLVSCSLPTRPPVGPTTWIVSPERTAAPRTARTDIWLKMGSVSVTPPFDGRSLVYRTGDQRYEKDFYNVYTTIPAEMIGNAERQWMNKANIFSATVGQSNNLFPYYYLQATVEEFYGDYRNKPEAVVSVEFFLSATSAGKANPLIGANRYTRRIALKDNTPDALVLGQQEALAQILNEYEAQLYKYAGNLPKPLGQ